The Brachyhypopomus gauderio isolate BG-103 chromosome 2, BGAUD_0.2, whole genome shotgun sequence genome contains a region encoding:
- the olfcv3 gene encoding extracellular calcium-sensing receptor — protein MTPVLLCLLGLTISAPSATSDLQCILQNVFKPGFMADGHFIIGGIFPLHYNQEMPDLNFTYKPGSVKCNGVDPRAFRWALGMKLAVEEINNNRKLLPDHTLGYKIFDSCAYPLTGQRASLAVLNGQNEADKPMCSGAGPVVAIIGESGSAQSIVLSRILRPFMIPMISYFSSCACLSDRREFPTFFRTIPSDAYQVKAIAKLLLHFNWTWVGVVRGDHAYGQFALQGLLKELEGTSVCLAYQEMIPLFYDTRKALEIIHVINSSSAQVVVVFSAEGELTPFLKDCLEQNLTGIQWIASEAWVTASVFTGSKYYPLLGGTIGFGIRQGHIPGLQEYLMLVNPETQLPNCTGQETLNMQHAAYMNTSSTRITYNVYKGVYAIAHSLHNLISCNPGNGPFINSTCADVTKIYSWQLQHYLQEVSFTISGERVNFDLKGDSIPSYDLINWQRGTAGNIELVKVGMYDEAREAGSELLIYETALLPVSICSDSCPSGFRKAVRNGEPLCCFDCVPCDSGKISNQTDSIDCMACPENYWSSDDGTACIPKVVEFLSHDSMGVTLTVIAVVGACVTLTVFTVFLYHRKTPIVRINNSELSFFILLSLTLCFLCALIFIGEPTSWSCMLRHTAFSITFSLCISCILGKTLVVLAAFTATQPGNNVMKWLGPVQQRIIIFSCTLVQMLICTAWLISSPPFPYRNTQYQHSKVILDCSVGSDLAFWCVLGYIGLLAGLCFVLAFLARKLPGNFNEAKYITFSMLIFCAVWLAFVPAYVSSPGKFTTAVEIFAILASSFGLLVCLFAPKCYIILFHPEKNTKQHLMGKDK, from the exons ATGACGCCCGTGCTCCTATGTCTCCTGGGTCTGACCATCTCTGCTCCCAGTGCAACTTCGGATCTTCAGTGCATCCTGCAGAACGTCTTTAAGCCGGGCTTCATGGCTGATGGACACTTTATCATTGGGGGCATTTTTCCCCTGCATTACAACCAGGAAATGCCAGACCTGAACTTCACCTACAAACCAGGCTCAGTGAAATGCAATGG GGTTGATCCCAGAGCTTTCCGCTGGGCTTTGGGCATGAAGCTTGCTGTGGAGGAGATTAACAACAATAGAAAGCTTTTACCTGACCACACTCTGGGCTATAAAATATTTGACTCTTGTGCGTACCCTTTGACGGGGCAGAGAGCATCCTTGGCTGTCCTGAATGGGCAAAATGAAGCAGATAAGCCGATGTGCTCTGGAGCTGGCCCAGTTGTAGCTATTATCGGCGAATCAGGTTCTGCTCAATCTATTGTGCTGTCCAGAATTTTGCGACCTTTCATGATTCCAATG ATCAGCTATTTCTCATCCTGTGCCTGTCTCAGTGACAGGCGTGAATTCCCCACCTTCTTCAGGACCATTCCCagtgatgcataccaagttaaAGCTATCGCCAAGCTGCTGCTACACTTCAACTGGACGTGGGTGGGAGTGGTGCGGGGTGACCACGCTTATGGACAATTTGCCCTGCAGGGCTTACTAAAGGAACTGGAGGGCACAAGTGTTTGCTTAGCCTACCAGGAAATGATCCCCCTGTTCTACGATACCCGTAAGGCACTAGAGATCATCCATGTGATCAACAGCTCTAGCgcccaggtggtggtggtgttttcaGCTGAGGGGGAACTCACTCCTTTCCTGAAGGACTGCCTGGAGCAGAACCTCACTGGAATCCAGTGGATTGCCAGCGAGGCATGGGTGACAGCCTCTGTGTTCACTGGAAGCAAATACTACCCCTTGCTAGGAGGCACAATTGGGTTTGGGATACGACAAGGCCACATACCAGGGCTGCAAGAGTATTTGATGTTGGTGAACCCTGAGAC TCAGTTGCCCAACTGTACGGGGCAGGAGACACTCAACATGCAGCATGCTGCCTATATGAACACCTCAAGTACTCGCATTACTTACAATGTCTACAAAGGCGTGTATGCTATTGCTCATTCCCTCCACAACCTAATTTCCTGCAATCCTGGAAATGGCCCATTTATTAACTCCACATGTGCAGATGTCACTAAAATCTACTCATGGCAG CTCCAACATTACCTCCAAGAGGTTTCATTCACCATTTCAGGGGAGAGGGTCAACTTTGACTTGAAAGGCGACTCAATTCCATCATATGACCTGATTAACTGGCAGAGGGGCACTGCAGGGAATATTGAGCTGGTTAAAGTTGGCATGTATGATGAGGCTCGGGAGGCTGGAAGTGAACTGCTCATTTATGAGACAGCTCTCT TGCCAGTATCCATTTGCAGTGACAGCTGCCCTTCGGGATTTAGGAAGGCTGTCCGTAATGGGGAGCCTCTGTGCTGCTTTGACTGTGTACCATGTGACAGTGGCAAAATTAGCAATCAGACAG attcaATAGATTGCATGGCCTGTCCTGAAAACTACTGGTCCAGTGATGATGGAACAGCATGCATCCCCAAGGTTGTTGAGTTCCTTTCCCATGATTCTATGGGGGTGACCCTGACAGTAATTGCTGTGGTAGGGGCATGTGTCACTTTAACtgtatttacagtttttctttatCATAGAAAAACTCCCATAGTACGCATCAATAACTCCGAACTGAGCTTCTTCATCCTGCTCTCCTTGACTCTGTGTTTCCTGTGTGCATTGATCTTTATCGGGGAGCCAACATCCTGGTCCTGCATGCTGCGCCACACAGCTTTCAGCATCACCTTCTCCCTTTGCATCTCCTGCATCCTGGGCAAAACCTTAGTGGTTCTGGCTGCCTTCACAGCCACGCAGCCTGGAAACAATGTGATGAAATGGCTCGGGCCTGTTCAGCAGAGGATCATCATCTTTAGCTGTACGCTGGTACAAATGCTGATCTGTACTGCATGGCTCATATCTTCCCCCCCATTCccttacagaaacacacagtaTCAGCATTCAAAGGTCATTCTAGACTGCAGTGTGGGATCAGACCTGGCTTTCTGGTGTGTACTGGGCTACATTGGCCTCTTGGCAGGTCTCTGCTTTGTTTTGGCCTTCCTGGCTCGAAAACTACCTGGGAATTTTAATGAGGCTAAGTATATTACCTTTAGCATGCTGATATTTTGTGCTGTATGGCTGGCCTTTGTTCCTGCTTACGTCAGCTCACCTGGTAAATTTACTACAGCTGTTGAAATATTTGCTATCTTAGCTTCCAGTTTTGGCCTACTTGTGTGTCTATTTGCCCCCAAATGTTACATTATTTTGTTTCATCCTGAGAAAAACACCAAACAGCATCTAATGGGAAAAGACAAATGA